The DNA region tctgaatcacatgaagttgtgaactcacggtagctgtatccctgaaccattgagagtcacacaagtattggattatgtgtttctgttgagataatcaagttcaaagagttgaatttggcAATTGTAGTTTGATAAAGATCAAATAGattgcttataaaggagtttataagtggATTCTACTATTGGAAGTTGTGGAAGTTAGCTTAACTGCTAATTTTGTGATTAGAGTAGAAATATTTGTTTTGGTGAAGAAATTCATAAAACTGACAGCTGCCAAAAATGGATCAGTGAAAATTATAatattcgaaattttcattttttgattatataaatgaGATTTGTGTCTCCTCGACACAAAGTACATTTAGATATATAGTGCGATCTAAGCGAGGTATCCAGTCCCCGATCATAGACTTGATTAGGCGATTAAAGGAGAGAGATCCGTTTGTTGGAATTTACAAAAAGGACAAATTCTGCTAATCCCGGACTGTTTACGTGTCCAGCATTAAATATGAAAAGGTAAACAAAtgtaaacaccctatgaatattttaaataatatgaaGCCCAATGAATGTTGTGAATgtcaaaactaaaatttttaaacttatgTTGCGCCTTGGGTGCGAGAAAGCTGATACGAACCGTACTATTTAACTACtttaaatttgcggaaaaataaaaattttcttaaataaataaaaattatcaaaCTTCGTTAATAAATAAttgctcgtctaaaatatttataataaaacaaCTACCAACAAGTTGCGATAAGTAAACGtttaaaacattgaaaacaCCACTccttaaaatcataataattgaacatgcataacatcttaaaacatggacggtcctcggatttagcctcccgctcagtccaagccagctcactgatcctcacccctcgtctcctcaaatgcatccccacctgcatcaatcaagtctagtgagtctaaagactcaacatgtataaactgggagtaacgagtaatacgtaataaaatcacatacaactttaaaatagagcgtacgtacttgaaacttgaacttgcatacttaaaagcctgaacgtaacatacttgaaacttgtgcatacatacataaacatagacgtgccatcatcataagacttttcttaaatatgcttgcatacttgtacaaacttgaacattcataaacttcatcattttgcgtagagacatgtttcaaagcaagtgacccatatatAAATACGTCTgattagactaaaccacagtactgggctgacagggaagatccactgtcacatacatgagatccccgttcatgctttaacgggtgaattggtccccgttcatgctttaacgcttctcaatcctgatctaaacccgttcatgctttaacggggtggagaggtcctcggccacgttcaccgacttccaaactcatttataatttggtcacgagacatttatcatacctcaaaaacttaaaatattttcttttgcacgtcgaacatacttacttggcgttgacggattcgttggatctcgtttggggccgctgctgcaatatactaacatgagttcaaacacttatctttcatagcttagacgtaggtactcgttctcaccaccgaagtaaataaatggcttatgatattctaaatctctcggaaCTTGACCTTgtttaataatcgtactaagccattatatagaaccccaaaacaaatcctatatttttacataaataaattttaaccatcgtactaaaccatgatatagaaccccgaagcaaattctaaaaaaaaaaattttttttttttaaagatgggggtacacggaccccgtgtaggggtctggGTAGGCACGAAAATTTcgttttttgaagaaaaacggacacggactccgtgtcggggtccgtgtagccacTGAaagtgaaaattcactaacttaatgattcatttttccaacccaagcctaaggaccatgaaccaataCCTCAaaactcatcctaggatgctattacattgattcgaacccgtacaaacaccccaaacatccccaagcatcgtcaaacaacttcaatacacaataacccgtaattcgacatcgtttcgcttcctacgacttctattacatcccaagccaatcccgacccaaactaaccaccaaataacacctaaacacatctcacaacatatctaaatgtagtAGCACAAGCCCAGCGgtacccaacaaagcctgcaacaaataacttcaagaacatgatgaacatcattttcataagatcaaaggtttgagcagtcacacgaaaataaccataactcacttgtttcttgtccaaaaattacgaattttatatcaaatcgaaggtatcaaaaatttctacgttttatatgttgacaatattttcagaaaacgaacCGAAATTACACAgtaaccgaaatgacagcaaaacGTCTTTTTGAGATCTATAATACTTCAGAAATCGATTCAATGCATAATCGCTCAAACTTTGCTCATAATAATTAAACTTTTACGCATAAcatacatcaaaatatctactatgacgagatcgatgcataaaacgaaagattatacatgcctttggtaATCTCGCAAATCGACAAAGTCTTGCAATTGGAGGCAAGTGGAATGGATTGAGGGTAATTTaggaataatttaaatatattgattAGGTTTAAACTGATTAATCAATATATGATGTAGTCCAAATAAAATTTAGACTACTCGAGGCTTGaaaacaaatacataaaatattcctaaatttacaaaagttgcaccacaattaagggaaaataaaatattaattgtcatagaataaaatattccataatttaaaaattccttttaaacttaaataaataaatatatttttttaaatttaaataaatgcacgtgTTTTACGTATACTGATTTTGGGTTCTAGAAAAACGGTACTCCaacaatggtatcagagccagtttTTCTCTATCATATGATTTTATTGTTAAATCGTGTTGAGTTAATAGTTATAACCACATagaattttccagaaaatcgcaATACATGAAAAGGTTTTTTGGAACAAAAAAATCGATGGTCCGCGATCAGCCGCTGCAAATCTGGGCGaacatttttaaattaaaaaaactgTGTATTGTCCTGCGCAGAGGGGCAGTTGCCCGAAAAATTCGAGTAGCGGGAGGGAAACCAGGAAGCCTTGTCCAATACGAGCTCGAATGTTTTGGGCCCGAGGTGATTTTCTAATTCGAAATTTTTTGggataaattgatattttaagaaaatatgatCGTATTTATCATTGGaataaatttttgataaaattgcgaattttttataaaacaaataattagaattttaattatttatagtcaAAGGTTTTTCTACAAAAAAaacttaattattaattaattatttgaagtTAGATAAACGTGTTTATTTAACTTGTTAATTTATAACTAATTATGAAGGTTAGTGATAAATTTACAAGATACATGATTTGCTAATGATAAGTGATATTAttgattaatataatatttgatactAAATGGTAAAAGGATGATCGAAAATCATGACCAATTTGCTAGGTatatgttatgatattttacatGTTATGTTTTTTagtatttgataattatttaagGAAACATGGTCTTTGACTCGTTCTCACATCTAAATTTGCATTcccatgatttattttttaccaACGGATGAAGATATCTTATATGATCTGACAAATTAATAATGTAAGGAATCTCTAGCCAAAgcaagacatgtactttaaagaaatgtgttttcctagttgcacatatcaTACCATtgttattattcaaatatacatTACATCGTTATAGAATTTAtttacaactctcgatataccaataattatagattcgatcgggatatatgagttgaagaaaTCGTACAgtatgctaaccataacttaaggttcttgcagacactatcaatGATACCCGATACTACTAGATGTTCTTATCATGATCCGATGTGTGCGATCTGAATTgagttttgacattcttgatcaatgggttgatgaaaagaatgaagcTAATTATGGTAAGTCCGGatgagaataaatattattttgaatcacaTGAAATCGTGAACCTACGACTAGCTGTAACAATGAACCATGAGAAACACACAAGTATTTGAttatgtgttcccgttgagatagtcaaattcaatgagttgaatttggaGACAGTAGTTTGATGAAGATCAACAATTGCTTAAAAAGATGTTTATAAGTAGATTTCATTATTGGAAGTTGTGCAAGTTAGCTTAATTGCTAATTTTGTAAGGAGAGTGGAACTTACTATTTTGGTGAAAGAGTTCACCAAACTAGCAGCTGTCAAAAATAAatcagtgaaaattttgatttttgaaatttttattttttattatatgaacGAGATCTCTACTCTCGACACTCGTCTGATCGTGGATTGAGTTATAAtgagtttaaaattattttttgagtaaatttagaatctactgattaaataataatattaattatggTGACTACTAAAtgcaaaattttcataaaatatttagaagagtattggaatatttcatgttcgcaatcttgattttgatgttaataaaatttgttattttgtttctaatgatttatctAAGTGCGCAagaagctggaactgatcaagcttcgaactgatcagttaaacgagccaaaactgaagctatcgagatgtAAACTGAAAACATCAACTGatcgaccaaactgaatcagctcaactgatatatcaaagaacagttcaactgattgtccagctgataggtagttcatcagaagaccttcagaagcccggccagctgatgaagagttcaactgatgaagaacccagctgaccagttcaactgaaagagtgaatcagttcaactgatttcaccagcccaactaaagattagttcagatgaccagttaggaacatcagttaggaatcaatcagtttcagatcaagacaagcttatctaagtggattccagctacaCACAAAGATACAAAAGCATATGTACGAttaaaggtacaataatgaacgttgcagcaaagattaAAACCGAGAGATTACTGAaggcatgtcagaaaagtcaagATACATATACCAAGGAACACATTCgagctgcaacgatcacatgtgatgagtcctTGGAGTATGGTctctgtgaggcccggggccgaagagggcggggggtgatcgccggtgccatgaggttgcacggacaatgagcggctccttgcaggcttctaggtggagggaacatgaatgaaccgatcccacaccgaaaatgagagggattctgagactattcaatgtaatggactgtacagttgaagatggcttaaaaaagatttgattggtactactcatatcacgaaggtacatcttcttttcggtagctcatcacataagaactccaaagttaagcgtgcttgacttggggaaattttgggataggtgaccccctgggaagtttcctagggtgcgtgtgagtgaggacataagcacgctggaaagacttgtcttggtacagtgaggacagtcgtcgaatttggggcgttacaattggtatcagagctgaccTCTCTTAGTAAGGTGTGGTTcgaggacgaaccaagcggaagctggtgggcatgtgaggcccggggccgaagagggcggggggtgatcgccggtgccatgaggttgcacggacaatgagcggctcctggcaggcttctaggtggagggaacatgaatgaaccgatcccacaccggaatgagagggattccgagactgttcaatgtaatggactgtacagttgaagagggcttaaaaagatttgattggtactactcatatcacgaatatgcatcttcttttcggtagctcatcacataagaactccaaagttaagcgtgcttgacttggggaaattttgggatgggtgaccccctggaaagtttcctagggtgcgtgtgaatGAAGACATAATCACGCTGGAAAGACTtttcttggtacagtgaggacagtcgtcgaatctggggcgttccAGTCTCAATGCCTCTATATATACAAAGCTCAAGACCATCATCAGAAGTATGAGAAAAAGaacaagtgtgtgaagatacaaTAAAAGGGCTCacatattgcatatcagcttacaataagcaatcagcccagagggaacacttcatcgtgttatcagcttagtttagaagcatatttcgttcagtgtgtgagaacacttttggGTAGTTTTCAttgatcagttctcacacacgcacacacaccaccactcgaatacagtcttgcacaaagataataaacttgtgtatatagtctttgacacacagacgttaaacaagtgttgattGGATGGTAATGCCTttagtctagtctaggagttcagttaggcagtgggtaagtcctaagctgggtgagttattacacttgttgtaattaatcaaagtcttctagtggattctacccgaggtggtagaaggggtgacgtaggagcagttgaagtctccgaacattcataaacatatcttgtattatttctgtttaactgcttgttttttgttcttaactgatttgatcagttcagctgatatcagttcagttctgtccataactgaactgatataaacTAGAACTGATCCCTATTTATTTCCAGtcattcagttacacaagatataaaatatatcagtgtttcttaatgAGGGATTATTTCGattattttccgcttggttttataTCAAACTCGGTCTAATTAATCGatgtatattttcttagaacatgagctattgcagctcttgaagaatattttgtttgaagcacctcaaagCTCCCAGCAGACGATTCAAAGAGTCtagaatatattaattaattaattaattgagtgATTAAATAAAAGTTCTTGAATTGATAACCACTTTTCGGCTAGTTGAGTGATTAAATAAAAGTCTAGAATATATATATGCTGCCACAACGGCGccaaatttatgaaattttggcGATCCAGTCTTGATGCAAAGTTCGTTTAGATCTCTAGTGCGATCTAACCAAAGAATCCAGTCCACAATCATGGACTTGATTAGGTGATCAAAAGAGAGAGATCAGTTCGTTGAGATTTACAAAAAGGACCAACTCCGCTAATCCCAGACTGTTTTGCTGTCCAGCGTTAAATACGTAAAGGTGAACAAATCTAAACAccctataaatattttaaatcatatgacGCCCGAGGAATGTTTTGAATgtcaaaactaaaatttttaaacttccgctgcgccTTGAGTGCGAGAAAACGGTACtgcaacataaataaataatagagTTATTATCATTTGCAACCATATGGGATAAACAATAGTTAGATGaaatcaaatttcaaataaatctAAATTAATATATGTAGACGTTTATTTGTGATAGAAGGATGACGTTGTCGGAAGAGAACAATGGGCATGTACCGAAGGGAATTCTAGTTGGTGGTTATTGAAGACGAGTGATGCTCGTAAAGTGAGTCTACTAAATGTTCGTCATAAAGACGTCGTTAGAAaagatatattattttatttgaataagttgttgaatgattgtaactATTTATATTTAGTTGATTTTTTTGATAGATCTAAACATGAACTCTTGAACGTAGGTTTTTTTATTATACCATGTTAAAATTGTCATTGTCTTTTGTTTGctttcattttttctttttttatcaaTTGTGTTAACTTTGAAAACCagataaaataagagaaaatttggatcaaaataaattagaaattttcttttgtaatttataatttatagaAGATGGATTGATGTACAAAACCGGCCGCATGAGATTATCGTTACACTAACGCTGCATTTGGTTGAGGGATGAATTTTTAACTCATATAATCTCATGTTTggtaggatttttatttaaccaagtcaatccctcctatgaatgattagatTATATTAATTGAgataaaataatcactcctcaacccctaggattatttatcctaCTCTTAATCCAtcctattttttcaattttactcttctcctaaatccaaactcacTATCACTTCCCACCGCCGACCGCCGACCGCCCATCCCCGCCGTCGACCACCGTCGGCCGTCGCCGTCTCCTGTTGTCGCCCCTGCTGTCGACCACCCCCTCCGACCGCCGGCCGACCGTCGGTCGACAGCCGCCGCTGCCGACCACCCCTTCCTCCTGtcgaccgccgccgccgccgcagTATCCGACCACCCCCTCCTCATGCCGGCCGCAGTCTCCGGCAGGCCCACCGCCTCACCGTCGCCGTAAAAGTGGAAAGACAATTTTGTCaattaatcaaaatattattaattatctCATTTTAACAATTAtatcaaatataatattattttataattatctaattcaatcattctttttatcattctctcttaatcatttcataattttatcgTCCTAACCTAATAATTAATCGCACACGcatttagaaaatgaaatagaGCATGCTATTCATTTGGTAGTCGCTGTACTAGAAAGCCAAAAATGATTGGACTGGAACTGTGAGGATGAGGCTGACACGTCCACGCTGACGAGTATTTGACACGCGCCGCCCTTTATTACTCAGGCCTTATCCTCTCACATCGGCGCACCACATCCACAAAATTACACCATTGCGAtctgaattattttcttaactatTACACGGTGACGTGGCAACGGATAGTGTCTTCCTTTTGTGTAATTGCGTGCTAATAATAACAATTGgtacttttaaatgaaaagtGAAAGAAAAAAAAGTCACGTGGGGACATAAAAGTGCTATCATATATAAAATAGTATTATTgtttttgcatatttttttctgtaaaatacataatcatgttcatattaataataaaaatactattttttacgagttatttaaacaaaaaatctTCTCATAAAATAGATTCATTAGAACGTCTCAcgataatttttttgatatatAAAAGATGAGACTAtgataataattattttggaataaatcaaaattttttttatcaattatcCCACTAAAAATCTCTTCGTATCACTCATATTTTACAGTAggaaaaaaattttcttaactttttttttaaaattaaacaattcttctaaatttaaaacaatttaatattaattatttatattatttgattaactttttttttttaaaaaaacacacaaCCTATGTACATCTTTCACTATTTGAGTTAGGACAGAGGCAAGTTGCAGTGTGACAGCGAAATTGGTAATTGACCTATTTGATTTCACACAAATTGTTCGTTGGTGTTATGAGAACAATAATTAATCTTTTATTATTAGTATGTGACCATGACTGTGGGCTatattcatatattatcatcaCACAAAAATAATTCTCACGAGATTCGTTTACTAATAATTTTTATGAGACGGATTCTCCAACCCGacccaatttttaaaaaattatcatttttatatcaaaaatattatttttcataatagataaaataaacttATCTTATTTTTATCTCGCACGTGAGTCAATACATCACATGAAATGAAACACGACTAAAAGATAGAATAGAAGGCGAATTTGTTCAGCAAGGAAATATGGTGAAAATCGTGCGAATGATTGAAATTGAAGATGGGTAGGTGAGACTTGAGCAAGGATCCGATATTTATTCTAAATATAAAGTATAATTTCGCAACTTGTATTACTTAGTACTCTGCATTTCTTCGTTTTGTTTTATTAATGTTGCAATATATAGAAAATTTCCACcaaattaatttgaaataataatataataataatacatgatatatatgtatttgatcCACCGCATACAAATGGCTTTGCAATTAGAATagcataaaaaatttatttacacAAAGTTTGAGTCCGAATAAATAGGAAATAAAAGCTAAGAACATATTAAAAAGTCTTGCACAAATTTATTCCACAAAAGTGGAATAtagtagtaataataataattacaatatttGCATGATAGCAAAGTCTTTTGAGAGGTCGTTCTATTATTCAAACACGTTTACGACACATAAAAGGAGAAATGCAACCAAATTAAGGAAGAGTCGCGTTTTGCATTTGTTTCCATTGATCTATATATATTATGGCAGCCAGCCAGATATATAGTTATTCAGGCTTGGCCCTGCTGCTGCTATTGGATCGTTCTGATACctaaaatttcaagaaatttaGTTAGTTTTAACCAAAAATTAAAACCTTTTCAAAATACATGTTTAACTTCATTTTGGTTCACAATTTTGTTAATATGGTAGCACAGAATCATGCAAATTAATCCCACCCGATTTGCAGAGTTGGTTCACAATCGAGAGGATGGAAAAAACCGTCGGCCTGAGGCTGAGCTGCTTGCCTTCCATACGCGACATCTTGAGCATTTGGATTCCACTGCAGACTTATTTGACTGCCCTCCATCAGCTTCATGCAAAAACAAAGCCAAAATTATCAAAGTTTAGGCCGACTGATGATCAAGAATCCGTCATCTGATGCACATATATGGTGAGGATAGTTCAAGAAATGTAGTCGAGCGAATGATTTGTTCATGGAAGTTGGAATGTTGGAGAGGTCATCGGTGAATATTGAGGATTAAGCAAGTAGAGTGAAGAATATATATGCATGCATGATGGCATACCCGTTGTTTCAAACTCTTGTTGGCTTCATTGAGAGCATGCTCCTACCCATATTAAACAACCCAAATTAACACCTTGTTAAATTAAGGGTTAGTGGACAAAATCAAGTTTTAACTTACACACCTTTCTTTGAAGATCCGTGAGTGTATCCAGCATTGCTTGAGTCTGCGAATTCGAATTTCAAGAATTCATTGCTGGCTTCCATTCacaatttatcaaaaaatttatttacataaatatgatctcactatcaaaaaatttatttacataaatatgatctcacttGGAGACGATGATCGAAAAGGTCCAGTAAACGAATGGATAATTTTCTCTATTAACTCATCAAAAGTTTTTGTTGCATCACACGATGGAAAAGATGCAGTACATACCCGTGTTGATCTGATCTGCTTCAGCGACATGTCGAGCTGCCTTTCGAGTGATTCAAGCTCCTTGCTGCTCAGAGGACCAAGATCCTCACCCAGAAGATTCCTAACATCATTAACATTACATACCACCAAAAATTAACCATTGGAACTTACCTTTTTCCCCCACAAACTTCCTCTTTCAATTAgttatgtatatgtttttataatcTTTTAATGACTGTCGGATTTGACAAACCTTTGTGAACGCTGTAGGGCTTCATAGCGTGCTTTAAGCTTCATATACTCGTGCTGACTGCTCAGTTCCTATTATTAACCAATGAAATCAATTAACGACGCTTACTACAAGTCTTCTACTTTCATCTTTTTTCTCTGGAATTAGTATCtgctttttccatatttttctaGCAAAGTTATTGGGTATTTTTGACAAAACACACTTTTTTTCAGGCTTGGAAAATATACATACAGAAAACAAGTACTTCAGAAACacaaattttgaaacataaATAAAACCCGTATCAGATTCACAAAACATAATGTCTTAAAAAATGTATGAAGATAGACAAGtaataaaattaattacatTTAATTTTCAACGAGAATCTATATGATTTAACAAATTGATTTAGGCTGATACATGTGACAAGAAATCCTTAAGAGAAACATTACATATATCACAAGTGTTTCTATAAATATATGTAGAACCatataaacatatttttttggAAGTAAGTAGAGAATTTTATTGATCTAAATCAGAGTAGAAACAAAAGTAGGCGAAAGATCGATCCAGCCTACACGACCAGACATAGAAACAATGCCTCTAGATAATGCATGAGTTGGCGGATTCGCTGATCTTTTCACAAAAACAGAAGTGCAAGATTGTATAACCAGTGCTAGAATTTTTCAATCTTTGATGATCAAACCCAGTCTAGTCAATTTCTTAACTCACCACATTTTGATACGTTACagtttcttctttctttcaccATTTTTACCAAACTTCGTTTGAGAAACAACTTCCAACTAACTAAAAATTTGTCAATTCATTATATCCCAAATAGTGAAATGctaaaatttcgaaaaaaaacaGATGAAacaatttcaaataaaaaattcgaGATCACTCTGAAATGTCTTTAAGAATCGTCTGagcttttgaaatattttaaccaaGTTTCATtacaagaatatatatatatatatatatatatatatatattaataataagcTCAAAACCACATATTTCTACAAAGTCTTTAttagaataattaatttattattccgTAAAAATGTATTCTTGTAATCATATATCTATACTATTAATAAAACAAGATATAAAATTGAATATTAACAATTTTTGGTGAAACATTTCTCTTAATTTCAAAACTGTCACATACTTCTACAAAATCTTTATTAGAATAATTACTTTATTATTCCGTAAAAACGTTTTCTTGTAATCatatatctatattattaataaaacaaAGATGAATGAATATCAACAATTTTTGGTGAAacatttatcataatttcaaaattgtCCTTTCACACTTTAACTTTAATGCATATTTAATTTTGTAgaatatgtttaaattttaatatattatatttttaaaaaataaatcatgttacTTAATTTTGTTGAATATCATACTATATCGAAACTTTCAAAACAAATATGTTCAAGCATACATATTCTACAAAATTTATTCTGTTATTCTTACAATGGAGGTATAGACGTCGCCACGAGGAAAAAAAAGGTTGTTTATGATGTTTACGTAGTattgttttgttcttgttttGAAGGTTGTTAAGTATAGGCTTAATTACGAGCAAATAGATTTATACAACTCTAAACACATTTTAGACCAGAAATCAACTTGatgtataataaaaaaaaattgcaccAAAAGCACTTAGATTTATATGAAACCAACAATTAGAGTGTAGCAAATACCAGTGCCTCTCTTGCGGAAACGTTCATCTCCGGTGCTCCATAGTTACACTTTTGATACCTTTCCAGTGTTTTGAGCATGCTGCTGAGTAAACATCACAAGCCATTTTAGACAAGTAATTAGT from Primulina tabacum isolate GXHZ01 chromosome 14, ASM2559414v2, whole genome shotgun sequence includes:
- the LOC142525592 gene encoding agamous-like MADS-box protein MADS4 isoform X1, with product MGRGRVELKRIENKINRQVTFAKRRNGLLKKAYELSVLCDAEVALIIFSNRGKLYEFCSSSSSMLKTLERYQKCNYGAPEMNVSAREALELSSQHEYMKLKARYEALQRSQRNLLGEDLGPLSSKELESLERQLDMSLKQIRSTRTQAMLDTLTDLQRKEHALNEANKSLKQRLMEGSQISLQWNPNAQDVAYGRQAAQPQADGFFHPLDCEPTLQIGYQNDPIAAAGPSLNNYISGWLP
- the LOC142525592 gene encoding agamous-like MADS-box protein MADS4 isoform X2; amino-acid sequence: MGRGRVELKRIENKINRQVTFAKRRNGLLKKAYELSVLCDAEVALIIFSNRGKLYEFCSSSSMLKTLERYQKCNYGAPEMNVSAREALELSSQHEYMKLKARYEALQRSQRNLLGEDLGPLSSKELESLERQLDMSLKQIRSTRTQAMLDTLTDLQRKEHALNEANKSLKQRLMEGSQISLQWNPNAQDVAYGRQAAQPQADGFFHPLDCEPTLQIGYQNDPIAAAGPSLNNYISGWLP